One part of the Streptomyces ferrugineus genome encodes these proteins:
- a CDS encoding winged helix-turn-helix domain-containing protein, which yields MTTALPAQATPQGSQLSDIRHLRLVDDTAREGGEGHGSRPLVGYLVLVPEGTDPAQLFAKDVTRPEIRPVAYTHSPPVRRTGGDVVHIDPARHVAELDGRELDLTYLEFELLAHLVLHPHQVHSREQLVASVWGYDHIGDGRTVDVHIARLRRKLGTAHRHRIVTVRRVGYKYMPDQQESPNAAACGRP from the coding sequence ATGACCACGGCACTTCCGGCCCAGGCCACCCCACAGGGTTCGCAGCTCAGCGACATACGCCATCTCCGTCTCGTGGACGACACCGCGCGGGAGGGCGGCGAGGGACACGGCTCCCGTCCCCTCGTCGGCTACCTCGTGCTGGTCCCCGAGGGCACCGATCCCGCCCAGCTCTTCGCCAAGGACGTGACGCGGCCGGAGATCCGACCGGTCGCCTACACGCACTCACCACCTGTCCGACGGACGGGAGGCGATGTCGTCCACATCGATCCCGCGCGCCATGTCGCAGAGCTGGACGGACGCGAACTCGACCTCACCTACCTGGAGTTCGAGCTACTGGCGCATCTCGTGCTGCATCCCCACCAGGTGCACTCCCGCGAGCAGTTGGTGGCCTCCGTCTGGGGCTACGACCACATCGGCGACGGCCGCACTGTGGATGTCCACATCGCGCGCCTGCGCCGCAAGCTGGGCACGGCTCACCGGCACCGGATCGTCACCGTACGCCGCGTGGGTTACAAGTACATGCCCGACCAGCAGGAGAGCCCCAACGCCGCGGCGTGCGGCCGACCTTGA
- a CDS encoding acyl-CoA dehydrogenase family protein has protein sequence MGLALAPSSPTSESGRTGPGRAHWLRVTRETADDLATDAVAREQAGKAPFDEVSRLREAGLLTLLIPAELGGGGADWPTVYAVVREIAAADGAIGQLLGCHYFLSWSARFFTEHSLATRLERQSAAEQWCWGGGFARQEPPLTLARTGRGHVLDGRQSYATGVLVADRLAVRAVRADTGEPLAVLVDPARHGVGIDGDADTFGQRLAAGGSVEFDAAPVTADDILGSLSADEDVLSPPAALVSPVGRLVSVQLRLGMAEGVLAEAREYSRTGHSPWHPAWPVDSPQDPHVLSVYGELTVLTRSASALADQAREAVHGGLAHGEDLTYDEYAEVSVLVAMAEAAASKAAQETTASALDIIGARSASSRLGFDRFWRNARTHTLYEPVGHRLRDVGDYFLNGAHPPFVLPF, from the coding sequence ATGGGCCTTGCCCTTGCGCCGTCCAGCCCCACCTCGGAATCCGGCCGGACCGGGCCCGGCCGTGCGCACTGGCTGCGCGTGACCCGCGAGACAGCGGACGACCTGGCCACGGACGCGGTGGCCAGGGAGCAGGCAGGCAAGGCCCCGTTCGACGAGGTGTCCCGGCTGCGTGAGGCAGGGCTGCTGACGCTTCTCATACCGGCCGAGCTGGGGGGAGGCGGCGCGGACTGGCCCACGGTTTACGCCGTGGTCCGGGAGATCGCCGCGGCCGACGGCGCGATCGGTCAACTGCTCGGCTGTCACTACTTCCTGTCGTGGAGCGCCCGGTTCTTCACCGAGCACTCTCTCGCCACCCGGCTCGAGCGGCAGTCCGCAGCCGAGCAGTGGTGCTGGGGTGGTGGTTTCGCCCGGCAGGAACCGCCTCTGACGCTGGCCAGGACGGGCAGAGGCCATGTGCTCGACGGCCGGCAGAGCTACGCCACTGGGGTCCTGGTCGCCGACCGCCTCGCCGTACGGGCCGTGCGGGCCGACACCGGCGAACCACTCGCCGTCCTCGTCGATCCCGCCCGGCACGGTGTGGGGATCGACGGCGACGCCGACACCTTCGGCCAACGGCTCGCGGCCGGCGGGAGCGTGGAGTTCGACGCCGCACCGGTCACCGCCGACGACATACTCGGTTCCCTGTCCGCGGACGAGGACGTCCTGTCGCCTCCGGCTGCTCTGGTATCGCCGGTCGGGCGTCTCGTCTCCGTCCAACTCCGTCTCGGCATGGCCGAGGGAGTACTCGCCGAAGCCCGTGAGTACAGCCGGACCGGCCACTCACCCTGGCACCCCGCCTGGCCGGTCGACTCCCCGCAGGACCCGCACGTGCTGAGCGTCTACGGAGAACTCACCGTCCTCACCCGCTCCGCGTCGGCGCTCGCCGATCAGGCACGGGAAGCCGTCCACGGCGGACTGGCACACGGCGAAGACCTCACCTACGACGAGTACGCGGAGGTCTCCGTCCTCGTGGCCATGGCCGAAGCCGCCGCTTCCAAGGCCGCGCAGGAGACCACCGCCAGCGCCCTCGACATCATCGGCGCCCGCTCCGCCTCCTCGCGGCTGGGCTTCGACCGCTTCTGGCGCAATGCCCGGACCCACACCTTGTACGAGCCCGTCGGCCACCGGCTCCGCGATGTCGGGGACTACTTCCTCAACGGTGCCCACCCTCCGTTCGTCCTGCCATTCTGA
- a CDS encoding ABC transporter substrate-binding protein, protein MATTASTRRQFLSLLGLSAVAVSCGTTAGATSGKDQTKTLRYQGWAGQVTLPELAEDLGYLQDVKLKWVGNTISGPQDIQSAATGQVDFGGAFNGAVVKLAANNAPVKAVISYYGSDKYAYNGFYVLKDSPIRSARDLTGKKVGMNTLGAHSEAMLDIFLQRGGLSRAEIGKVEPLVVPPVNTEQTLRQKQIDVAVLGGILRDKALATGGIRPLFTDFELLGAFSAGTYVMTDRFLKQNADTARIFVTGVGRAIEWSRSTPHEEVIARMTDIVKKRGRNEDTAPLKYWRSYGVAEQAGLITGKELQLWIDWLADRGDIKKGQVTLSDLYTNEFNGNQKSSSTAKSGS, encoded by the coding sequence ATGGCCACTACGGCATCGACCCGACGCCAGTTCCTCTCCCTGCTCGGTCTTTCTGCGGTGGCCGTGAGCTGCGGCACGACCGCCGGAGCCACTTCCGGCAAGGACCAGACCAAGACGCTCCGGTACCAGGGCTGGGCGGGTCAGGTGACCCTGCCGGAGCTGGCCGAGGATCTCGGCTATCTGCAGGACGTGAAGCTGAAGTGGGTCGGCAACACCATCAGCGGACCGCAGGACATCCAGTCCGCGGCCACGGGCCAGGTCGACTTCGGCGGCGCGTTCAACGGCGCGGTCGTCAAACTGGCAGCGAACAACGCCCCCGTCAAGGCCGTCATCAGCTACTACGGATCCGACAAGTACGCCTACAACGGCTTCTACGTCCTCAAGGACAGCCCGATCCGCTCGGCCAGAGACCTGACCGGCAAGAAGGTCGGGATGAACACACTCGGAGCCCACTCCGAAGCCATGCTCGACATCTTTCTGCAGCGAGGCGGCCTGTCCCGGGCGGAGATTGGCAAAGTCGAACCACTCGTGGTTCCACCGGTCAACACCGAGCAGACGCTGCGGCAGAAGCAGATCGATGTGGCCGTGCTCGGCGGCATTCTGCGCGACAAGGCCCTGGCAACCGGGGGCATCCGCCCGCTGTTCACCGACTTTGAACTGCTCGGCGCATTCAGCGCCGGCACCTACGTGATGACGGACCGCTTCCTGAAGCAAAACGCCGACACGGCCCGGATCTTCGTCACCGGCGTGGGGCGGGCCATCGAGTGGTCCCGTTCCACTCCGCACGAAGAGGTCATCGCCCGGATGACGGACATCGTGAAGAAGCGCGGCCGCAACGAGGACACCGCACCCCTGAAGTACTGGCGCTCCTACGGCGTCGCCGAGCAGGCGGGCCTGATCACCGGCAAGGAACTCCAGCTGTGGATCGACTGGCTGGCCGACCGCGGTGACATCAAGAAGGGTCAGGTCACGTTGTCGGACCTCTACACCAATGAGTTCAACGGCAACCAGAAGTCCTCCTCCACCGCGAAGAGCGGGAGCTGA
- a CDS encoding ABC transporter ATP-binding protein, which yields MPESITPKIVFEDVRKDFAVKDRAGTRQGTRFTALDGIDLEIAAGEFIVLVGPSGCGKSTLLDLLGGLAEPTGGRILLDGEPVTGPGLDRGIVFQQYALLPWRTAQGNVEFGLEATGVPRRQRAARAREFLDLVGLTGFEDRHPHELSGGMRQRVAIARSLAYDPDVLLMDEPFAALDAQTRESLQDELLRIWQRTGKTVVFITHGIDEAVYLGQRVAVMTSRPGRIKQILPVALGSRTATDDLRSSPEFARYRHEIWSLLRDEVARAQQLEKEEASV from the coding sequence ATGCCGGAATCCATCACACCCAAGATCGTGTTCGAGGACGTACGGAAGGACTTCGCCGTCAAGGACCGTGCAGGGACTCGGCAGGGCACCCGGTTCACCGCCCTCGACGGCATCGATCTGGAAATAGCGGCCGGCGAGTTCATCGTCCTGGTCGGTCCCAGCGGCTGCGGAAAGTCGACGCTCCTGGATCTGCTCGGCGGCCTCGCCGAGCCCACCGGCGGGCGGATCCTGCTGGACGGTGAACCCGTCACCGGCCCGGGCCTGGACCGCGGCATCGTGTTCCAGCAGTACGCACTGCTGCCGTGGCGCACGGCGCAGGGCAACGTCGAGTTCGGTCTGGAGGCCACCGGCGTCCCTCGGCGTCAACGGGCCGCACGTGCCAGGGAGTTCCTGGACCTGGTCGGCCTTACCGGGTTCGAGGACCGCCATCCGCATGAGTTGTCGGGTGGGATGCGGCAGCGGGTGGCGATCGCCCGCAGCCTCGCCTACGACCCTGATGTGCTCCTGATGGACGAGCCGTTCGCCGCGCTGGACGCCCAGACCCGGGAGTCGCTGCAGGACGAACTGCTGCGCATCTGGCAGCGCACCGGCAAGACCGTCGTCTTCATCACCCACGGCATCGACGAGGCCGTCTACCTCGGACAGCGCGTCGCCGTCATGACATCAAGGCCGGGCCGCATCAAGCAGATCCTGCCGGTCGCCCTCGGCTCCCGTACGGCGACGGACGACCTCCGCTCCAGCCCCGAGTTCGCGCGATACCGGCACGAGATCTGGTCGCTGCTGCGCGACGAGGTGGCCAGGGCCCAGCAGTTGGAGAAGGAGGAGGCTTCCGTATGA
- a CDS encoding ABC transporter permease: protein MSPTTGTATEKTRAPGVESAAEPVPAPATSAAAPTPGTAPSDIRRVPSSTARARRAVRRLPYLLLKGATKSAAIVALLLLWETAPRLGLVDRTFLPPFSEVARAWWELAADGQLADNARASLVRSFSGFGLAVAFAVPLGLLIGWYRPVADLLGPLLEVFRNTAALALLPVFVLLLGIGETSKISIVVYACTWPILLNTISAVRNVDPTLLKLAKSMDLSAPRLFQKVILPASVPVMFTGIRLAGAVSILVLVAAEMIGAKAGLGYLINASQYNFAIPQMYAGIITISAIGVAFNQLLVTVERRLSSWRVPANS from the coding sequence ATGAGCCCCACAACCGGCACGGCCACCGAGAAGACCAGGGCGCCCGGCGTGGAGAGCGCCGCCGAGCCCGTCCCTGCCCCTGCTACGTCCGCCGCAGCCCCGACACCAGGAACAGCACCGTCGGACATACGCCGAGTCCCTTCCTCCACGGCCCGGGCCCGCCGGGCGGTCCGCCGACTGCCGTACCTGCTGCTGAAGGGGGCGACCAAGTCAGCGGCGATCGTGGCCCTGCTGTTGCTGTGGGAGACCGCACCGCGACTCGGCCTGGTCGACCGGACCTTCCTGCCGCCGTTCAGCGAGGTCGCCCGCGCCTGGTGGGAGCTGGCCGCCGACGGTCAGCTCGCCGACAACGCGCGCGCCAGCCTGGTGCGTTCGTTCAGCGGATTCGGTCTCGCCGTCGCCTTCGCGGTGCCGCTCGGCCTGCTGATCGGCTGGTACCGGCCGGTCGCCGACCTCCTCGGCCCGCTCCTTGAGGTCTTCCGCAACACCGCCGCCCTCGCCCTGCTGCCGGTGTTCGTGCTGTTGCTGGGCATCGGCGAGACCTCGAAGATCTCCATCGTGGTGTACGCGTGCACCTGGCCGATCCTGCTCAACACCATCAGCGCCGTCCGCAATGTCGACCCAACCTTGCTGAAGCTCGCGAAGTCGATGGACCTGTCCGCGCCCAGGCTGTTCCAGAAGGTCATCCTGCCGGCGTCGGTTCCGGTGATGTTCACCGGCATCCGGCTGGCCGGAGCGGTGTCCATTCTGGTGCTGGTCGCCGCCGAGATGATCGGCGCCAAGGCGGGCCTCGGCTACCTGATCAACGCCTCCCAGTACAACTTCGCGATCCCCCAGATGTACGCGGGCATCATCACGATCTCCGCCATCGGCGTGGCCTTCAACCAGCTCCTGGTGACCGTGGAGCGGCGGCTCAGCTCCTGGCGCGTACCCGCCAACAGCTGA
- a CDS encoding LLM class flavin-dependent oxidoreductase, which yields MPATRPRQLHLNAFLMNAGHHDAAWRHPRTQPERVTDLRYFQHLAQTAERGLLDSVFLADGLALWGKVRHNALGGFEPLTLLSALAAVTEHVGLIATVSTTFNEPFHTARKFASLDHISGGRAGWNIVTSGTINEARNFGQDEHLEHRLRYERAREFVDVATKLWDSWEDDAILLDRERGIYADTDKVREINHRGEYFGVQGPLNVPRTPQGYPLLVQAGSSEDGKEFAAQYAEAVFTAQQTLADGQAFYKDLKSRLARHGRTEDQLLVLPGIAPVIGSTEVEARALEQELTDLQVPEYGLAQLSGMLGTDLTGLPLDGPLPELPEERDINGNKSRFTLVAELARRDGLTLRELIARLGAGRGHRVFAGAPEQIADQLEEWFTQGAADGFNIMPPHLPGGLEDFVDHVVPILQRRGLFRTEYTGHTLRENYGLARPANRLATVATAEGGPA from the coding sequence ATGCCCGCGACCAGACCCCGTCAGCTGCATCTCAACGCCTTTCTGATGAACGCCGGCCACCACGACGCCGCCTGGCGGCACCCCCGTACCCAGCCCGAACGCGTCACCGACCTGCGCTACTTCCAGCACCTCGCGCAGACCGCCGAACGCGGCCTGCTGGACTCCGTCTTCCTCGCCGACGGCCTCGCCCTGTGGGGCAAGGTCCGGCACAACGCGCTCGGCGGCTTCGAACCGCTCACCCTGCTGTCCGCCCTGGCGGCCGTCACCGAACACGTCGGACTGATCGCCACCGTCTCCACCACCTTCAACGAGCCCTTCCACACCGCCCGTAAGTTCGCCTCCCTGGACCACATCAGCGGCGGCCGGGCCGGCTGGAACATCGTCACCTCCGGCACCATCAACGAGGCCCGCAACTTCGGGCAGGACGAGCACCTGGAGCACCGGCTGCGCTACGAGCGGGCACGGGAGTTCGTCGACGTCGCCACCAAGCTCTGGGACAGCTGGGAGGACGACGCGATCCTGCTCGACCGTGAGCGCGGCATCTACGCCGACACCGACAAGGTGCGGGAGATCAACCACCGCGGTGAGTACTTCGGGGTGCAGGGCCCGCTGAACGTCCCGCGCACGCCGCAGGGTTACCCGCTGCTGGTGCAGGCCGGTTCGTCGGAGGACGGCAAGGAGTTCGCCGCCCAGTACGCCGAGGCCGTCTTCACCGCCCAGCAGACCCTCGCCGACGGCCAAGCCTTCTACAAGGACCTCAAATCCCGGCTGGCCCGCCACGGCCGCACCGAGGACCAGCTGCTGGTGCTGCCCGGCATCGCTCCCGTCATCGGCTCCACCGAGGTCGAGGCCCGCGCACTCGAACAGGAACTGACGGACCTTCAAGTCCCGGAGTACGGGCTCGCCCAGCTGTCCGGAATGCTCGGCACCGACCTGACCGGGCTGCCGCTGGACGGCCCCCTGCCCGAACTCCCCGAGGAACGGGACATAAACGGCAACAAGAGCCGCTTCACGCTCGTCGCCGAACTCGCCCGCCGCGACGGCCTCACCCTGCGCGAGCTCATCGCCCGCCTCGGCGCCGGCCGCGGCCACCGCGTCTTCGCCGGCGCCCCCGAGCAGATAGCCGACCAGCTTGAGGAGTGGTTCACCCAGGGCGCCGCCGACGGCTTCAACATCATGCCGCCCCATCTGCCGGGCGGCCTGGAGGACTTCGTCGACCACGTCGTACCGATACTGCAGCGGCGCGGCCTCTTCCGCACCGAGTACACCGGCCACACCCTGCGCGAGAACTACGGCCTGGCCCGCCCCGCCAACCGGCTGGCCACGGTGGCCACAGCGGAGGGAGGGCCCGCATGA
- a CDS encoding FAD-dependent oxidoreductase, which translates to MTGLELTTDVLVVGGGPAATWAALKAAQDGADVILADKGYCGTSGATASAGTGVWYVPPEPAARQTAMASREALGGYLADPRWMTRVLDQTYTGMNELAAAGRYPFPTGPDGKQLRNGLQGPEYMRRMRIRVQRAGARILDHSPVTELLTDPSGAVAGARGHQRQAGQPYEVRAGAVVLATGGCAFLSGALGCNVNAGDGALFAAEAGAEMSGMEFSNAYGIAPEGTSVTKTAFYSFATFYHEDGTVLEGAASQGGRSVIARALLSEKVYCRLDRADAAARQAMRLAQPNFFLTFDRLGIDPFTQLFAVTLLAEGTVRGTGGIRVTGDDCSTTVPGLYAAGDAATRELICGGFTGGGSHNAAWAISSGTWAGRGAARHARSLGGHAGTRLLAAAGGAGLRPTGTPGPADGFREVVTAVQGEVLPYEKNYLRHGDRLTASLRVLDSVWEESRASLHAGGGDTVQARQAAAMAAHARWMYTSALARTETRGMAKRLDFPAQDPAQHHRIVTGGLDRVWTRTEPLPTAPHAPSALLEVAS; encoded by the coding sequence ATGACCGGGCTGGAACTCACCACCGATGTCCTGGTGGTCGGCGGAGGCCCCGCGGCCACCTGGGCCGCCCTCAAGGCGGCCCAGGACGGCGCGGACGTGATCCTCGCCGACAAGGGCTACTGCGGCACCAGCGGCGCCACCGCCTCCGCCGGCACCGGCGTCTGGTACGTCCCCCCGGAGCCCGCCGCCCGACAGACCGCCATGGCCAGCAGGGAGGCACTCGGCGGATACCTGGCCGACCCACGCTGGATGACCCGGGTACTGGACCAGACGTACACCGGGATGAACGAGCTGGCGGCGGCCGGGCGCTACCCGTTCCCGACGGGACCGGACGGCAAGCAGCTCAGGAACGGCCTGCAGGGACCCGAGTACATGCGCAGGATGCGCATCCGCGTCCAGCGGGCCGGGGCACGCATCCTCGACCACAGCCCGGTCACCGAACTGCTCACCGACCCCTCCGGGGCGGTCGCCGGAGCCAGGGGGCACCAGCGCCAGGCCGGGCAGCCGTACGAGGTGCGCGCCGGGGCAGTCGTCCTGGCCACCGGCGGCTGCGCGTTCCTCAGCGGCGCGCTGGGCTGCAACGTCAATGCCGGCGACGGGGCGCTGTTCGCCGCCGAGGCGGGCGCGGAGATGTCCGGGATGGAGTTCTCCAACGCGTACGGCATCGCACCCGAGGGCACCTCCGTCACCAAGACCGCGTTCTACTCCTTCGCGACCTTCTACCACGAGGACGGCACGGTCCTTGAGGGGGCCGCCAGCCAGGGCGGCCGGTCCGTGATCGCGCGTGCGCTGCTCAGCGAGAAGGTGTACTGCCGCCTGGACCGGGCCGATGCGGCGGCTCGGCAGGCGATGCGGCTGGCCCAGCCGAATTTCTTCCTCACCTTCGACCGGCTCGGCATCGACCCCTTCACCCAGCTCTTCGCCGTCACGCTCCTCGCCGAGGGCACCGTGCGCGGCACCGGCGGCATCCGCGTCACCGGCGACGACTGTTCCACCACCGTGCCCGGCCTGTACGCGGCTGGCGACGCGGCGACCCGTGAGCTGATCTGCGGCGGCTTCACCGGCGGCGGCAGCCACAACGCCGCCTGGGCCATCTCCTCCGGCACCTGGGCGGGCCGGGGCGCGGCCCGCCATGCCCGCTCCCTCGGCGGGCACGCCGGTACGAGGCTCCTGGCGGCAGCGGGCGGAGCGGGTCTCCGGCCCACCGGGACTCCGGGTCCGGCCGACGGCTTCCGCGAGGTCGTCACCGCGGTCCAGGGCGAAGTGCTGCCGTACGAGAAGAACTATCTCCGCCACGGCGACCGGCTCACCGCCTCACTGAGGGTCCTCGACAGCGTGTGGGAGGAGTCGCGCGCATCCCTGCATGCCGGGGGCGGGGACACCGTACAGGCCAGGCAGGCCGCGGCGATGGCGGCGCACGCCCGCTGGATGTACACCTCGGCGCTCGCGCGCACCGAGACCCGCGGCATGGCCAAACGGCTCGACTTCCCGGCGCAGGACCCCGCACAGCACCACCGCATCGTCACAGGGGGCCTCGACCGGGTGTGGACCCGCACCGAGCCCCTGCCGACCGCACCACACGCACCGTCGGCCCTGCTGGAGGTGGCGTCATGA
- a CDS encoding 4Fe-4S dicluster domain-containing protein yields MIELVSAERCITCDKCIKVCPTNVFDRGEGGIPVLARRDDCQTCFQCEANCPADALYVAPLTRPLPDGSTARDEEHLDRTGLLGSYRRHIGWGRGRTPGALRAVGPSLGPPGAKEASPPITS; encoded by the coding sequence ATGATCGAACTGGTCTCGGCGGAACGCTGTATCACCTGCGACAAGTGCATCAAGGTCTGCCCGACCAACGTCTTCGACCGCGGTGAGGGCGGCATCCCGGTGCTCGCCCGCCGCGACGACTGCCAGACCTGCTTCCAGTGCGAGGCGAACTGCCCGGCCGACGCCTTGTACGTCGCGCCCCTGACCCGCCCGCTGCCCGACGGCTCCACCGCCCGGGACGAGGAGCACCTGGACCGTACCGGCCTGCTCGGCAGCTACCGCCGGCACATCGGCTGGGGACGAGGCCGCACCCCCGGCGCGCTCCGAGCCGTCGGCCCGTCCCTCGGACCACCAGGGGCCAAGGAAGCCTCACCACCCATCACTTCCTGA
- a CDS encoding TauD/TfdA dioxygenase family protein translates to MTTSTGFDIRRIGGRIGAEILGVDLSTDLDPAVVTEINSALLEHKALVFRDQRLDDAGQLRFASLFGELTTAHPTVPSVDGQPHILPVDGDEGIRANQWHTDVTFVRTPPKASTLRSIVVPPYGGNTLIANSAAAYRDLPEPLRELADKLWAVHTNAYDYAAPKSEKAAEHRRRFVSRKYRTAHPLVRVHPETGERGLFIGGFAQSIVGLGPSDSRDLLRIFQSYVTRPENIVRVTWTPGDLVLFDNRITQHYAPDDYGDLPRLLHRVTVAGDVPAGIDGTLSHVIEGDDASHYTPPAA, encoded by the coding sequence ATGACCACCAGCACCGGCTTCGACATCCGCAGGATCGGCGGCCGAATCGGCGCCGAGATCCTCGGCGTGGACCTCTCCACCGACCTCGACCCCGCCGTCGTCACCGAGATCAACTCCGCGCTCCTGGAACACAAGGCGCTGGTCTTCCGCGACCAGCGGCTCGACGACGCGGGCCAGCTCCGCTTCGCCTCTCTCTTCGGCGAGCTCACCACCGCGCACCCCACCGTGCCGTCCGTCGACGGTCAGCCCCACATCCTCCCGGTCGACGGCGACGAGGGCATTCGCGCCAACCAGTGGCACACGGACGTCACCTTCGTCCGGACACCCCCGAAGGCGTCCACGCTGCGCAGCATCGTCGTCCCGCCCTACGGCGGCAACACCCTCATCGCCAACTCGGCCGCCGCGTACCGGGACCTGCCCGAGCCGCTGCGCGAGCTGGCAGACAAGCTGTGGGCAGTGCACACCAACGCCTACGACTACGCCGCACCGAAGAGCGAGAAGGCCGCCGAGCACCGCAGGCGGTTCGTCTCCCGGAAGTACCGCACTGCCCACCCGCTCGTCCGCGTCCACCCCGAGACCGGGGAGCGCGGGCTGTTCATCGGCGGCTTCGCCCAGAGCATCGTCGGCCTCGGCCCCTCCGACTCCCGCGACCTGCTGCGCATCTTCCAGTCGTACGTCACCCGCCCCGAGAACATCGTGCGCGTGACCTGGACACCCGGCGACCTCGTCCTGTTCGACAACCGCATCACCCAGCACTACGCCCCCGACGACTACGGCGACCTGCCGCGCCTACTGCACCGGGTCACCGTCGCGGGCGACGTCCCCGCCGGGATCGACGGCACCCTCAGCCACGTAATCGAGGGCGACGACGCCTCCCACTACACCCCACCCGCGGCCTGA
- a CDS encoding RrF2 family transcriptional regulator, which translates to MRISARADYAVRAALQLAASRDDGPLKAEAIADAQDIPHKFLESILNDMRRGGLVLSQRGGNGGYRLAKPAEDISIADVIRIVDGPLVSVRGVRPPELSYTGPAESLLPLWIALRSNVREILDGVSLADVASARLPAEVSALTDAPSAWVNP; encoded by the coding sequence ATGCGGATCTCAGCCAGGGCCGACTACGCGGTACGCGCCGCACTGCAGCTCGCTGCGTCACGGGACGACGGGCCGCTGAAGGCCGAGGCCATCGCCGACGCCCAGGACATCCCGCACAAATTCCTCGAAAGCATCCTGAACGACATGCGCCGGGGCGGTCTCGTACTCAGCCAGCGCGGCGGCAACGGCGGCTACCGCCTGGCCAAGCCCGCCGAGGACATCAGCATCGCCGACGTCATCCGCATTGTGGACGGACCGCTGGTCTCGGTGCGCGGGGTCCGCCCTCCGGAGCTGTCCTACACCGGCCCCGCCGAGTCGCTGCTCCCTCTGTGGATCGCACTGCGGTCCAATGTGCGCGAGATCCTGGACGGCGTGTCGCTCGCCGACGTCGCGTCCGCCCGGCTTCCCGCCGAGGTATCCGCGCTGACCGACGCCCCGAGCGCCTGGGTAAACCCCTGA
- a CDS encoding putative leader peptide, with protein sequence MRALNRADLLLPLLTSRRHIDLGRTSSAICRPI encoded by the coding sequence ATGAGAGCGCTCAATCGCGCAGATCTGTTGCTGCCCCTTCTGACCTCGCGTCGCCACATCGACCTCGGCCGTACGTCCAGCGCCATCTGTCGGCCCATCTGA
- a CDS encoding aliphatic sulfonate ABC transporter substrate-binding protein produces MSAARPLTTLRTLAVIATLPLLLTACGYGSESTDDGKQTEVAAGAKKLSADEVKIGYFPNLTHATALVGVQEGLLQKELGGTTIKSSTFNAGPSEIEALNAGSIDIGWIGPSPAINGYTKSNGKNLRIIGGSASGGVKLVVNPDKIKSLKDVKGKKIATPQLGNTQDVAFLNWIAEQGWKVDAESGKGDVSVVRTDNKITPDAYKSGSIDGAWVPEPTASKLVAEGGKVLLDEADLWPDKKFVITNIIVRQEFLKEHPDVVEAVLRGSVKTNEWINANPEKAKASANAALKELSGKELPAEVIDPAWKSIAFLDDPLASTLNTEAEHAVKAGLLEKPDLKGIYDLTLLNKVLKAEGKDEVDDAGLGVE; encoded by the coding sequence GTGTCTGCCGCAAGACCGCTCACCACCCTGCGCACCCTCGCCGTCATAGCGACGCTCCCCCTCCTGCTGACCGCTTGCGGCTACGGCTCCGAGTCCACTGACGACGGCAAGCAGACCGAGGTCGCGGCGGGCGCCAAGAAGCTCTCCGCCGACGAAGTGAAGATCGGCTACTTCCCCAACCTCACGCACGCCACCGCTCTGGTGGGCGTCCAGGAGGGCCTGCTCCAGAAGGAGCTCGGCGGCACCACGATCAAGTCCTCGACCTTCAACGCCGGCCCCTCCGAGATCGAGGCGCTGAACGCCGGGTCCATCGACATCGGCTGGATCGGCCCCTCCCCCGCTATCAACGGCTACACCAAGTCGAACGGCAAGAACCTGCGCATCATCGGCGGCTCCGCCTCCGGTGGCGTGAAGCTTGTCGTGAACCCGGACAAGATCAAGTCCTTGAAGGACGTCAAGGGCAAAAAGATCGCCACGCCGCAACTCGGCAACACGCAGGACGTGGCGTTCCTCAACTGGATCGCGGAGCAGGGCTGGAAGGTCGACGCGGAGAGCGGCAAGGGTGACGTCTCTGTCGTCCGTACGGACAACAAGATCACCCCGGACGCCTACAAGTCCGGTTCCATCGACGGCGCCTGGGTGCCGGAGCCGACCGCTTCGAAGCTGGTCGCCGAGGGCGGCAAGGTGCTGCTCGACGAGGCCGACCTGTGGCCGGACAAGAAGTTCGTGATCACGAACATCATCGTGCGGCAGGAGTTCCTGAAGGAACACCCGGATGTCGTCGAGGCCGTACTGCGCGGCTCGGTGAAGACCAATGAGTGGATCAACGCCAACCCGGAGAAGGCGAAGGCGTCCGCCAACGCGGCGCTGAAGGAGCTGTCGGGCAAGGAGCTGCCCGCCGAGGTCATCGACCCGGCCTGGAAGTCCATCGCCTTCCTCGACGACCCGCTGGCCTCCACCCTCAACACCGAGGCGGAGCACGCGGTCAAGGCCGGCCTGCTGGAGAAGCCCGACCTGAAGGGCATCTACGACCTCACGCTCCTCAACAAGGTCCTCAAGGCCGAGGGCAAGGACGAGGTCGACGACGCCGGTCTCGGCGTCGAGTAA